A section of the Desulfomonile tiedjei genome encodes:
- a CDS encoding site-2 protease family protein, protein MKWSFGIGKILGIPVKVHITFLLLLALVFFVGQSIIGIGGFQGVLFVVLVFASVVFHELSHAMVARYYGIEVSDITLLPIGGVARMATPPDQPRQEMIISAAGPVASLVLGFSLWFAADLLGHPVTLSDLSIRGNLLAQLSAVNFVLAIFNLLPAFPMDGGRVLRGFLALYLSPWKATRIAVGVGQAFAIILFFVGLLAGNFFMILIALFVYLGAEAEERQMGIMLSLGHATAQTAMIRDVVTLSQGQTVGEAAERYAHGFQSDFPVTEGHRVLGLVTRDILVETLHKQGPSVPVEEIMVKDFPVAAEQTPLIEILERMQSSEKKVVPVMRGGELVGLVTLEQIGRYNMLCSGFSCEFLESGKTGA, encoded by the coding sequence ATGAAATGGTCTTTTGGCATAGGGAAAATACTGGGAATACCGGTCAAGGTGCACATCACTTTCCTGCTGTTGCTTGCCCTGGTCTTTTTCGTGGGCCAGTCCATAATTGGCATCGGAGGATTCCAGGGTGTGCTCTTCGTCGTGCTCGTATTTGCTTCGGTTGTCTTTCATGAATTGAGCCATGCAATGGTAGCCCGCTATTACGGGATAGAGGTTTCCGACATCACCCTGCTCCCGATAGGCGGAGTAGCGCGAATGGCAACCCCTCCGGATCAGCCTCGGCAGGAAATGATCATATCCGCCGCGGGGCCTGTGGCGAGCCTCGTTCTGGGCTTTTCGTTATGGTTTGCGGCTGACTTACTTGGCCATCCGGTGACCCTTTCCGACCTGTCAATCCGCGGGAATCTGTTGGCTCAGTTATCCGCGGTCAATTTCGTCCTCGCGATCTTTAACCTCTTGCCCGCATTCCCTATGGACGGTGGGCGTGTTCTCAGGGGGTTCCTGGCTCTGTACCTCTCCCCTTGGAAGGCCACACGGATTGCCGTCGGCGTGGGACAGGCTTTCGCGATAATTCTGTTCTTCGTGGGGCTGTTAGCCGGCAATTTTTTCATGATCCTCATAGCTTTGTTCGTATATCTGGGAGCCGAAGCCGAAGAGCGCCAAATGGGAATCATGCTCTCGTTGGGCCACGCAACAGCCCAGACAGCCATGATTCGCGACGTGGTGACTCTTTCTCAGGGTCAAACTGTAGGCGAGGCGGCAGAGCGTTATGCCCACGGCTTTCAATCGGATTTTCCCGTCACGGAGGGCCACAGAGTGCTCGGACTCGTCACACGCGACATCCTTGTTGAAACTCTCCACAAACAGGGGCCATCTGTGCCGGTCGAAGAGATCATGGTCAAGGACTTTCCAGTGGCTGCCGAACAAACTCCGCTCATCGAGATCCTCGAAAGGATGCAGAGTTCGGAGAAAAAAGTGGTCCCGGTAATGCGCGGAGGCGAATTAGTGGGGCTTGTTACCCTGGAACAGATCGGGCGGTACAACATGCTCTGCTCAGGCTTTTCTTGCGAATTCCTTGAGTCCGGTAAGACCGGCGCGTAA
- a CDS encoding NAD(P)H-hydrate dehydratase, with product MYLVTAEEMRAFDATAIQEYGIPGVVLMENAGRTTFHILRTHLGGDVLGLNVAVVAGPGNNGGDGYVIARYLINHGAQVDTFLLAPRQKIKGDALTNLKILEKMTSRIFQVTDEGALEQASCMWQDSDLIVDAILGTGLNSEVRSPYKEAIEEINAAPGFRLAVDLPSGLDADMGQVLGVAVQADLTVTYGFRKLGTALYPGVEHCGKVEVVDISIPLQAIACNPPKAVLYEMPEVWEFYSLRSDPQGHKGKFGHLVIIGGSPGKTGAPAMAAMAASRIGAGLVTVGVPASLNPILEIKLTEEMTEPLPETITGFLGENSADRILSLAEGKRCMVLGPGMSTAEGIPELIAKVLAGFDGWVVIDADGLNGLSHNMECLKNTAAKVVLTPHPGEMARITGKTTKEVQADRVGMARKIAKEYGVWLILKGAATVTASPEGAIFVNTTGNPWMASGGQGDALSGILGGLLVQGIPPEHALPFGVYLHGLAADSLVERNGPAPVIATDVIAEIPKLLGEGLREGEEEEE from the coding sequence ATGTATCTGGTCACTGCCGAGGAGATGCGGGCTTTTGATGCGACGGCCATTCAGGAGTACGGAATACCCGGTGTTGTCCTTATGGAAAACGCGGGCCGCACGACGTTCCATATTCTGAGGACCCATCTTGGTGGGGATGTGCTGGGCTTGAATGTCGCGGTGGTCGCTGGTCCGGGAAACAATGGAGGCGACGGGTACGTCATCGCGCGCTATTTGATCAATCATGGCGCGCAGGTTGACACATTCTTGCTCGCTCCTCGGCAAAAGATCAAAGGCGATGCGCTGACAAATCTGAAAATCCTCGAGAAGATGACCTCCAGGATTTTTCAAGTAACGGATGAAGGGGCTTTGGAACAAGCCTCGTGTATGTGGCAGGATTCCGACCTGATTGTGGACGCAATTCTGGGCACGGGGTTAAATTCGGAAGTTCGGTCCCCTTACAAGGAGGCCATCGAAGAGATCAACGCAGCTCCCGGTTTCCGTCTCGCGGTGGATCTGCCTTCCGGCCTCGACGCAGACATGGGCCAGGTTCTTGGCGTGGCGGTTCAAGCTGATCTGACTGTCACTTACGGGTTTCGAAAACTGGGAACAGCTCTTTATCCAGGGGTTGAACACTGCGGAAAAGTGGAAGTCGTGGACATATCCATTCCTCTGCAAGCAATCGCGTGTAACCCTCCCAAAGCCGTGCTCTATGAAATGCCTGAGGTCTGGGAGTTTTACAGCCTGCGCTCGGACCCTCAAGGGCACAAGGGGAAATTCGGGCATCTCGTCATAATCGGAGGCTCTCCCGGCAAGACCGGTGCGCCCGCCATGGCTGCCATGGCCGCTTCCCGCATCGGCGCCGGCCTAGTAACCGTTGGTGTTCCGGCTTCACTTAACCCGATCCTGGAGATTAAACTTACCGAAGAAATGACCGAGCCTCTCCCTGAAACCATTACAGGTTTTCTTGGCGAAAACTCCGCGGATCGAATTCTGTCCCTGGCTGAAGGCAAGCGATGCATGGTCCTGGGACCGGGCATGTCCACGGCCGAAGGCATCCCGGAATTGATCGCAAAGGTGCTGGCCGGCTTCGATGGATGGGTTGTCATAGACGCTGACGGGCTTAACGGGCTGTCGCACAACATGGAGTGCCTCAAAAACACAGCGGCTAAAGTTGTCTTGACACCTCACCCCGGTGAAATGGCTCGAATCACAGGCAAGACCACCAAAGAAGTTCAGGCGGATCGTGTCGGGATGGCCCGAAAGATTGCCAAAGAATATGGCGTCTGGCTCATCCTGAAAGGGGCCGCGACAGTGACCGCTTCCCCTGAGGGAGCCATATTCGTGAACACAACCGGCAATCCCTGGATGGCCTCCGGCGGCCAAGGTGACGCTCTGAGCGGCATACTGGGAGGACTCCTGGTGCAAGGAATTCCGCCGGAACATGCCCTGCCCTTCGGCGTGTACCTTCACGGTCTTGCCGCTGACAGCCTGGTGGAAAGAAACGGCCCCGCGCCGGTCATCGCCACCGACGTTATCGCGGAAATCCCTAAACTCCTGGGCGAAGGCCTGAGGGAAGGCGAGGAGGAAGAAGAATAG
- a CDS encoding DUF3696 domain-containing protein codes for MPRKSSTEKKLQDESPKSITAITVGGFKSLCKKQALEIRPLTILAGANSSGKSSFMQPLLLMKQTLESKFEPAGALRLDGPNVEFSSVDQLLCREGERGYKNAFSVRLQVDSESFLEDVFERKPDREHFDIKQMTWKTRGRKYTLRPGVNEGEIAAEAGRLLGAEFEKLSERSSHKVSWSILPYGFLGPALVRWQVPTQKTTRGEQRTTIIKMEPSVTVDSLLRGLIHLPAVRGTRERSYPSTAVGPTFPGTFEQYVASLVDYWQASKDNKIIRLAEALEDLRLTWKVEARRIDSTRFELLVGRPRRRPSQGADKDLVNIADVGSGVPHVLPVLAALIEAVPSQMVFVEEPECHLHPRSQIGLARHLAAAAKRGVRIIAETHSSLLLLGIQTLVAEGKLSPDLVKLHWFERDRKGFTKITSTNLDSAGRFETEWPEDFGDVELEAQSDYLDASAKRQMGL; via the coding sequence ATGCCTAGAAAAAGTAGTACTGAAAAAAAGCTGCAGGATGAGAGCCCAAAGAGCATAACGGCGATTACCGTAGGAGGGTTCAAATCGCTCTGCAAGAAACAAGCACTCGAAATACGTCCCCTCACTATTCTTGCAGGAGCTAATAGCTCGGGTAAGTCCAGTTTCATGCAGCCTTTGTTGCTTATGAAGCAGACTCTTGAGTCGAAGTTTGAGCCGGCAGGTGCATTACGCTTGGACGGACCGAATGTGGAATTCTCCTCCGTTGACCAACTACTCTGCAGAGAGGGTGAACGGGGTTACAAAAATGCCTTTTCCGTACGTTTGCAAGTGGATTCCGAGAGCTTTCTGGAGGACGTTTTTGAACGAAAACCTGACCGCGAACATTTCGACATAAAACAAATGACATGGAAGACCAGAGGCAGAAAATATACACTGCGACCTGGGGTGAACGAAGGTGAAATTGCGGCGGAGGCTGGGCGTTTATTAGGGGCTGAATTCGAGAAACTGTCCGAGCGCTCGAGTCACAAGGTGTCTTGGTCTATCCTGCCTTACGGCTTCTTGGGGCCAGCCTTGGTACGCTGGCAAGTTCCAACGCAGAAGACCACTCGGGGAGAACAAAGAACCACAATAATCAAAATGGAACCTAGCGTCACGGTCGACTCGCTGTTGCGAGGATTGATTCATCTGCCAGCGGTACGCGGGACTCGGGAGCGGAGCTATCCGTCAACTGCTGTAGGTCCTACGTTCCCCGGAACGTTTGAGCAATACGTTGCCAGTTTAGTAGATTATTGGCAAGCCAGCAAAGATAACAAGATTATTCGGCTAGCCGAGGCGCTGGAGGATTTACGGCTTACGTGGAAAGTCGAAGCCAGACGAATTGATTCCACTCGCTTCGAACTGCTGGTAGGCCGGCCGCGTAGGAGGCCAAGTCAAGGTGCAGATAAGGACCTCGTAAATATCGCGGATGTTGGATCGGGGGTGCCACATGTCCTACCTGTATTGGCAGCACTAATCGAGGCCGTTCCAAGCCAAATGGTTTTCGTTGAAGAGCCTGAGTGCCACCTGCACCCGAGATCACAAATTGGCCTGGCGAGACACCTAGCAGCAGCTGCTAAACGTGGGGTAAGGATTATAGCTGAGACTCACAGCTCACTCTTGCTTCTGGGAATTCAAACTCTTGTAGCTGAAGGAAAGCTCTCGCCGGACCTGGTAAAACTGCACTGGTTTGAACGTGACAGAAAGGGCTTCACGAAGATTACTAGCACAAACCTCGATAGCGCCGGCAGATTTGAAACCGAGTGGCCGGAGGATTTTGGGGATGTAGAATTGGAGGCCCAAAGTGACTATTTGGACGCTTCTGCGAAGCGTCAAATGGGCCTGTAA